Within Candidatus Rubrimentiphilum sp., the genomic segment CGGTATCGCGCCGACGCCGATGGTGCGCGAACCCGGGAAATGCTTCGTCAACGTGAAACCCAATGTTGTGCCTTCGCGCAAACGATAGGAGATTCTGAAGTGTTGAAACGCGCCGGTTTGTATTTTTTCGCTGCCCTATTTGCGTTTTCCGCAGTCGCCCTTGCCGATCAGGGCCCCACCTACAAGGGGCCGTTGAGTCCGGTTGAGACAGCGTTCGTAAAAAGCATACAAACCGACCTGATGCAGCGCTTTCCGACCGCGGCGGACGCCGAAAAGGCGGGCTATGTCCGGTACACCAACGCCGATGAAACCGGCGCGATCAGTTACGCCAACCTTCAGTGGGTGTCGCCCGATAGCCGCCACCCCAGTCAACTCTGGTACGACAAGAACGGCAACTTGTTGGGTGCGGACTTTTCGGTCCTAAAAACGAGCGATGTCCGCCCATCAATCTTCGGCACGAACCCGGGGCGCCTTTATGAATTTGACGACCACGTGCACTATATGCTGAAAAACGCGGACGGCACGATGACCTATGACAAGTGGGTGATGGCGCCCAAATACGTTGCGGCGGGCGGCGAGCCGGCGCACCCGACTGCGGCGAAACTGGTCGAAATGGGTCGCGCCAAGAACGTCGCGCAGATCGTCACCGTTTTTGACATGCCGTCCATTTGGGATCTGATCGTGTGGGTCAAACCCAATCCTAACGGGGCCTTTGCCGAGAAGAACCCGCTCGTCACGCCGTAAGGTGCCGTGGATCGAGCCGGTCGCGCTGGACGGGACGCACGTTAGACTGGAACTGCTATCAAGGGCGCATCACGACCATCTGGTGGCAGCCGCCAGCGACGGCGAGCTCTGGAACCTCCACTATACGACTGTTCCCGAGCCGGCCGGGATGATGGCGGAGATCGACCGGCGCTTAGCGCTGTTCGAAAGCGGGTCGATGCTGCCGTTTGCGGTGATCGACCGCGCGACGGGCGAAGCCGTCGGCATGACGACGTACATGAATATCGACGCCGAGAACCGGCGCTTGGAAATCGGTTCGACGTGGTATCGCAAGCGCGTGCAGCGCACCGCGCTCAATACCGAGTGTAAGCTTCTGCTTCTCTCGCACGCGTTCGACACGCTCGGATGCATCGCCGTCGAATTCCGAACCTCGTCTTTAAACCTGCAAAGCCGGCGCGCGATCGAGCGCCTCGGAGCCAAGCTCGATGGCGTATTGCGCAGCCATTCCTTTCATAAGGATGGCTCGCTGCGCGATACCGTTGTTTACAGCGTAACGGCGCCGGAGTGGCCGGCGGTGCGGGCCGACCTTCTGGGGAATCTAAGATGCGACCAAAGCTCGCGATAGCTGCTTTACTAGCTCTCGGGTCAGCTGCCTGCGCAGCGGCTGGCGGGGGGTTCGGATATTCTGCCAGGGCCTGCGGTGGAATCCCCGACCCAATGTCTCTTTTGGTTGACTATCCCACGGAGCTCCGCATGGTTGGTCTCCCCACCGCGATTATTGCATTTGTGATCCTTGCCGTCCTTATAGCATTTCCCGGGCGCCAAAGCGTCATACTCACAAGCCGCAAGGGCACTGTGATTATTCTTTTGTTGAGTTTTCTTGTCGCCGCCATAGCATCTGCAGCAGCCGCCCCACATGGCGGTGGGCCGTGTGATATTTGATTTCGGAGGATCACCTCGGCCTCTGCGTCGTAGCCGCTGACGTTCGCGACACGACGCTCACTGGAATAGGAATAACTGAGGACGTCCCATCGCTCTTGCTAGCGGTCAGCGTCAGCTGGATGGTTGCATTAGGCACCGGCAATCCGACCAGCGTAAATGGGAACGTCGCAGCCCATTGGCCCGCACCGCTCTGCGCGATCGAGGTTTGCACTCCATTGTAGCTCAGCGTCACGTTATTCACATTACTCGTCGTAATCGCGTTGAGGGTGACCGGCGTTCCATACGAGACGACCGTCGGCGAGAGCGACACGTAAAAAATCTGAACCGCATCCCCGGGCGCGGCGAAATTATTGGGCGGCGGCGACCCGAAGATAAACGTGTTCGCTTGCGCAAAGGCCGACGGCATCGGCGCCGGTATGGGTGTCAGCAGCGGCGCTGGCGTAAAGAGTCTCGACACGACAACGGGCATACGTCGCGTGAGCGGCCGGAACGGAGCCGGCGGCGTCGGCAGACTCCTAGCAAAACTTAGGTTCGGCGGCAGCGCTGCGGCCGAAGGTAGCACCGCGCTGGGCGGTAAGGTCGGCAACGGGTTCGGCGTGGGAACGGTTTGCAACGGCGCTCCGGGATAGAGTCCGTCCGGTGTACCCGGTACCACCACGTGCGGCGTTACCGTGATAATCAGCTCATTGCTCACGCCGTTTAGCGTCTCGTTGCGGAAAACGTGCCCAACTAATGGCAGGTCGCCCAGCACCGGAATCTTTGACTCCGTGCGCTGGGTGTTGTCCTGAATGAGACCGCCGATAACCAGCGTCTGATTCTCGCGCAAGGCGACGGTGGTTTGCGTGTCGCGCGTGGAGATCTGCGGAATGCCGTTCAGTATCCCGGTCAGGCTGTTGACCACCGGATGCAGCGCCACGGTAATCAAACCGTCGTCGTTGACGATCGGAGTGATGTCGAGAGTTACGCCGGTTTGAAACGTCTGGATTTGCGTGGTCGCAACGGTTCCCGCACCCCCGCCGGCTTGCAGCTGAATCGAGAGATTGTCGCCCGCTCGGATGGTCGCTGTGTGGCCGGAGAGCGTCGTGATGCGTGGATCGGCGAGCACGCGCGCGGAGCCGTGTTGGATTGCGAGGTTGAGCTGGAAGCCAAACGCAATCGGCGTGCGAATAAGTTTTGTCGGGCGCATCAGGCCGGGCGTTATGCCAGTGATCGGGTCCGGAGCCGGCGTCGACTCACCGATAAGGGTGCCGATGCTGAAGTCACCGCCGAAAATCGACGAAAGCGAGATGCCCAGATTTTTCGCTGTGTTTTCGTCGACCTCGAGGATCTCGGTATCGAGCACCACCAGCTTCTCCGAGACGTCCAGTTTGGCGATCAGATCTTTGGCCAGCTTGATCGAATAGGGGTTTCCCGTGAGGATCAGCTTAGGCGAATCAGGCGATACCGTAATATGTAGGTCCGGCGCCTGCGATGAAAGCGACTGTGTGACGAGGGTTGCAAGATCGCTGGCCGTCGTGGAATTATTGCCGTTGCTTGCCGGCAGTGCGGCCTTCAAGGTGTAGATTTCCGCGGTCCCGCCCCCGCCGCCACCACCAATCGCACCGGGGGCCGGGCTTGGAACCGCGTCGAGTTGCGCAATCCCATCGGCGATCCGCCGCTGATCAGCCGCATTCGCTGAGACGCTCAAAGAGTTTATCTCGGCGTCGACTGTGACTTTAGAGTTGGGGTACGAACGGGCAATGAGGTCGCCTACCGATTGCGCATCGAGCGTCCGGATGCGATAGACGGCCGTATACTTCGCCCCGGCAGACGGCGCGTCGAGCACGGCAATTACGTCTTTGGCACGAGAGACAAGATCCGGCGCGCCCGCCAAGACGACTGTCTGTCCAGCCACGCCCACGCGCAATCCGTGAACCGCACCCGCGACTTCACGCGCAATCGCCCTGGGGTTTGCTTGCAGGATACGAACAGCTTCTGTAGCGGGCGCGCTAGGCGCGGGTCGCGGCGTCGGCGTCTGCGGAGGCTGATCGATCGCGGAGACTAGCGCTTGCATCTGCTGCAAGTCGGAACTGATCGCGCTGACTAGCAACGTGTGTCGATTCACGACCGACAGCTTTGCGTTCGGATAGAGTGGATGGAGACGCGCGGCAATCTGCTGAGCGTCCATGCGATGCAAAATAAATGATGCCGTAACCGGAGTCAGTGGGTTTCTCGTGTCGATTGCCGCCCCGACTTGGCGCAATGCCGCCGCGTCGTCCGGCCCCGCCAGCACGACAACGGCATTCGCCGCCCCATCGATCGTAAATGAAAGATGGGGATAGAGCCGACGGAGCACGCGCGCTGCGTCTTGTGCGCGTACCGTTGTGAAAGTAAGAACAATGGGCGTCGGCGGCGGCCGCGCGGGTCGGCGTTGCGCGGCCGAAAGTCCGCCGCAGAGCGAAATCACTAACGACACGGCACAGAGGAGAGAAAACCAATAAGGCCTGTTCACGAAAAACACTCCGGCTGCGCGTTAGAGCGCAATTACATGAGCAGGCTCAACGTCCTGAACTAATTCGTGGCTTGCGAGGACGCGCTTCCTGAAGGCCGACGGCGTAGATCCTGTGGCTTTCTTGAAGTTTCTGACGAACGCGGACACGCTGCCGTATCCCACTTCTGCGGAAACGGTGATAATGCTTCGATCGCTCGCCGAAAGGAGCTGTTGGGCTACCGTTATCTTGACGATGTGAACGAATTCTGAAAACCCCATGCCTGTTTTTCGTCGGAAATACCTACAAAATGACGTGCGCTCCATGCAGACTGCTCTTGCGACTACCTCAAGGCAAATGGGTGAGTTCGCATGGCTGGCGATGTACTGCGTCGCGACCCGTAGGGGTTGGTGGAAGAGAATCCTT encodes:
- a CDS encoding GNAT family protein: MPWIEPVALDGTHVRLELLSRAHHDHLVAAASDGELWNLHYTTVPEPAGMMAEIDRRLALFESGSMLPFAVIDRATGEAVGMTTYMNIDAENRRLEIGSTWYRKRVQRTALNTECKLLLLSHAFDTLGCIAVEFRTSSLNLQSRRAIERLGAKLDGVLRSHSFHKDGSLRDTVVYSVTAPEWPAVRADLLGNLRCDQSSR